One stretch of Arachis hypogaea cultivar Tifrunner chromosome 20, arahy.Tifrunner.gnm2.J5K5, whole genome shotgun sequence DNA includes these proteins:
- the LOC112784073 gene encoding probable glycosyltransferase At5g03795, with the protein MNLGFKFLCHAETKRLISLLGVIVVIVLVVQFSELPYSEFVTSLAGKITSFSMDASMVDSKLEGNIDNTHPNGSTPASQLDQDRSSLVHNNGNGSSINSAPSNHAPAPQSMVALSNQTSLNSETDSTSPMMSVMSNSSLAKKDTTKGESSGSLLGNNSKVGNGKYVTKKNPKGKPSKVVSISDMNLLLQQSHDSSQLVKPTRSSAVDQEIFHARFEIENAPIITNDSRLYLPLYRNVSMFKRSYELMEKMLKVYIYKDGDRPIFHEPLLDGIYASEGWFMKLMEENKHFVTQDPESAHLFYIPFSSRLLQLTIYVRNSHNRSNLIQYMAKYVDMIAGKYPFWSRTDGADHFVVACHDWAPAETRGRILNCIRALCNADIEVGFKIGKDVSLPETYIRSPNNPAKNIGGNPPSERPILAFFAGGLHGYVRPTLLNHWENKEPDMKISGPLPHVKGNANYIELMKSSKFCICARGHEVNSPRVVEAIFHECVPVIISDNFIPPLFEVLNWESFAVFVAEKDIPNLRSILLSISEEKYLEMHKRVKKVQKHFVWHYKPVKYDLFHMLLHSIWYNRLFRISHS; encoded by the exons ATGAATCTGGGATTCAAATTCCTGTGTCATGCTGAAACCAAGAGGTTAATTTCATTGTTAGGAGTGATAGTAGTTATAGTTTTAGTGGTTCAGTTTTCTGAACTTCCATATAGTGAATTTGTTACTTCCCTTGCTGGCAAGATTACTAGTTTCTCAATGGATGCATCTATGGTTGATTCTAAACTGGAGGGTAATATTGATAATACACACCCAAATGGTTCAACTCCTGCATCCCAATTAGATCAAGATAGAAGTTCACTAGTTCACAATAATGGCAATGGTTCATCCATCAATAGTGCACCTTCTAACCATGCACCAGCACCACAGAGTATGGTGGCATTGTCAAATCAAACATCGCTAAATTCAGAAACAGATTCAACAAGTCCAATGATGTCTGTCATGTCCAATTCAAGTTTGGCGAAAAAAGACACGACAAAGGGTGAGAGTTCTGGTTCTTTGCTGGGTAATAATTCAAAGGTTGGTAATGGCAAGTATGTGACTAAAAAGAATCCCAAAGGGAAGCCCTCTAAAGTAGTTTCGATATCCGACATGAACTTATTGTTGCAGCAAAGTCATGATTCATCCCAATTAGTG AAACCAACAAGGTCTTCAGCTGTTGATCAGGAAATATTTCATGCAAGATTTGAGATCGAAAATGCACCTATCATCACGAATGATTCGAGACTTTACCTACCTCTCTACAGGAATGTCTCCATGTTCAAAAG GAGTTATGAACTAATGGAGAAGATGCTCAAAGTTTACATCTACAAAGATGGAGACAGACCGATCTTTCATGAGCCCTTACTGGATGGAATATATGCATCTGAAGGATGGTTCATGAAACTAATGGAGGAAAACAAACACTTTGTCACTCAAGATCCCGAATCGGCTCACCTGTTCTACATACCTTTCAGTTCAAGATTGTTGCAGTTGACTATCTATGTTCGAAACTCACACAATCGTTCGAACTTAATCCAATACATGGCAAAGTATGTGGACATGATTGCAGGAAAGTATCCATTTTGGAGTAGAACTGATGGAGCAGATCACTTTGTCGTTGCTTGCCATGATTGG GCTCCTGCAGAGACAAGAGGGCGAATTCTAAATTGCATCAGAGCCCTCTGCAACGCGGACATCGAAGTAGGATTCAAAATAGGCAAGGATGTTTCTCTTCCAGAAACATACATAAGATCACCCAACAACCCTGCCAAAAACATAGGGGGAAACCCCCCTTCCGAGAGGCCTATCCTTGCATTCTTCGCCGGCGGATTACACGGCTATGTTCGGCCAACTCTGCTTAATCACTGGGAGAACAAAGAACCTGACATGAAAATATCAGGTCCATTGCCACATGTGAAGGGCAATGCAAACTACATTGAGCTAATGAAGAGTAGCAAGTTCTGCATTTGTGCTAGAGGGCATGAAGTTAACAGCCCCCGTGTCGTGGAGGCGATCTTCCATGAATGTGTTCCGGTGATCATATCTGATAACTTCATACCACCTCTCTTTGAGGTCTTGAACTGGGAATCTTTCGCCGTGTTCGTCGCGGAGAAAGATATTCCGAATTTGAGGAGCATTCTGCTTTCAATATCTGAAGAGAAGTACTTGGAGATGCATAAGAGGGTGAAGAAGGTGCAAAAACATTTTGTGTGGCATTATAAGCCTGTAAAATATGATTTGTTTCATATGTTGCTTCATTCCATTTGGTACAATAGACTTTTCCGAATAAGCCACTCTTAA
- the LOC112783423 gene encoding uncharacterized protein yields MCVCVFMATENKSATVKLKGISQDGPSRPKATDSLALKKKIDGSIRSPPDSKMKSVTTVTKSEVKSKSTPSSSSSKTVTKTKTTTTRVKKVYNLPGQKHDPPEQKEPLRIFYESLSKQIPTSEMAEFWLMEHGLLSPDRAKKAFDKKQRKQKEQRTGTPVKPSKPPSRTETSQKPRQPPSRNGDIKAKKRIIDESDDDDDFVLSHKRRKG; encoded by the exons atgtgtgtgtgtgtttttatgGCTACAGAGAACAAAAGTGCTACGGTGAAGCTCAAGGGAATTTCACAAGATGGACCTTCCAGGCCAAAGGCTACTGATTCTTTAGCTCTCAAGAAGAAGATCGATGGCTCTATCAGAAGCCCACCTGATTCCAAGATGAAATCTGTAACCACTGTCACAAAATCTGAG GTTAAATCAAAATCAACACCATCGTCGTCGTCGTCCAAAACAGTAACGAAAACAAAGACGACAACTACCAGAGTAAAGAAAGTCTATAATCTTCCTGGCCAAAAACATGATCCTCCCGAACAG AAAGAGCCCTTGAGGATTTTCTATGAGTCATTGTCAAAACAGATTCCAACAAGTGAAATGGCAGAATTTTG GTTAATGGAGCATGGGCTGCTATCACCTGACAGAGCTAAGAAAGCGTTTGACAAGAAGCAGAGGAAGCAAAAGGAGCAACGGACAGGAACTCCCGTTAAGCCGTCAAAGCCACCATCTAGAACCGAAACTTCACAGAAGCCGCGACAGCCACCGTCAAGGAATGGTGACataaaagccaagaaaagaatcatCGATGAGAGCGACGACGATGATGATTTCGTTTTAAGCCataaaagaagaaaggggtaA